The DNA segment GAAGGCCGGCGCCATGGCGCGACAGGGGCCGCACCACGGCGCCCAGAAATCGACCAGCAACGGAATGTCGGAACGGCCGGCGTGGATATCGAAGCTTGATGCATCGAGTGCAAGCGGTTCGCTGGCGAACAGGCGCGCCTTGCACTTGCCGCAAGTGCCGCCGTCGGCAAGGCGTTGTGCAGGCACGCGATTGGCGGCATGGCAGTGGGGGCAGACGACGATCAAGGGTTCGGACACGGTGCGCTCCATATATCAGATATCACTGATATATGGATGCTGCCGACAAATTCAAGGGAGGGCTACTGTCTGGCGCCCAAAGCTTTTGCGCGTTCAGTTGCAGCCGTATCGGCCTGGGCCGATGCCGGCCAGCCGGCGAGATGGGTCGAGACCAGGTCGCGCAGTGCGGCGATCCAGTCGGGCCGCTCGTTCAGGCAGGGAATGTAGTGAAACTCCTTGCCGCCGGACGACAGGAACGCCGCCTTGCATTCCAGCGCGATTTCTTCCAGGGTTTCCAGGCAATCGGCGACGAAGCCGGGGCAGATCACGTCGACCCGCGCCGTGCCGCCAGCGCCGACTTTCTCCAGCGTCGGCTGGGTGTAGGGCTGCAGCCACTCGGCCTTGCCGAAGCGCGACTGAAAGGTGATCAGATAATCGTCCGCGCGCAGTTGCAAGGCTTCGGCCAGCAGGCGTCCCGTCTTCTGGCACTCGCAATAATAGGGGTCGCCCAGGTCGAGCGAGCGGCGCGGCAGGCCGTGAAAGCTCATGACCAGTTTGTCGGGCCGGCCATTGGCCTGCCAGTGCTCGCGCACGCTGGCAGCCAGCGCGCCGATGTAGCCGGGATCGTCGTGGAAGTGCTTGATGAAGCGCAGTTCCGGCGGGTTGCGGCTGCGTTTCATCCAGTCGGCGACGTCGTCCATCACGCTGGCGCTGGTGCTCGCGGCGTACTGCGGATACAGCGGCACGACCAGAACGCGCTCGACGCCATCGCGTTTGAACTGGTCGAGAACGCTGCCGATCGAGGGTTGGCCGTAGCGCATGGCCCAGGCCACCACAAGCTCCGGCTTGCCGGCCTGACCCAGCCAGCCCTTGAGCAGCTTTGCCTGACGCTCCGTGTAAACCTTCAGCGGCGAGCCGTCCTTCATCCAGATCTGCGCGTACTTGGCAGCCGATTTCGCCGGGCGCAGGTTGAGGATGATGCCGTTGAGGATCAGCCACCAGACCGGGCGCGGGATTTCGACCACGCGCGGGTCCCAGAGAAACTGCTTGAGATAGCGGCGCAGCGCCGACGCCGTGGGCGCCTCCGGCGTGCCGAGATTGACCAGCAGGACGGCGGTGCGGCGCGGTGCGCCGTGCTGCTGCGCGGGTTCGGGAGCGTAGCGGGACATCAGGGGGTCGAGAGGGCCGAGGACAGCAGCTTGGCCGTAATGTCCACGATGGGGATCACGCGCTCGTAGGCCATGCGGGTCGGGCCGATGACACCGATGGTGCCGACGATCTGGCCGTCGACCTCGTAGGGCGCGGCGACCACGCTGCATTCGTCGAGCGGCGCAATGCCCGATTCGCCGCCGATGAATACCTGCACGCCTTCGGCGCGGCTGGAAAGCTCCAGCAACTGGGCCAGCCCGGTGCGCTGTTCGAATAGATCGAACAGGCGGCGCAGGCGGGTCATGTTGGACGACAAGTCCTCGACGCCGAGCAGGTTCTTCTCGCCGCTGATCACGTATTGCGTCGAGGTGTCGGCGATGGCCTGGTTGCCGGCGTCAAGCGCCGCCGTCATCAGGTCCGACATGTCGGCACGCAACTGGCGCAGTTCTTCCACCACGCGCGCGCGCACCTGGTCGAAATCGAGGCCGAGGCAGTTCTGGTTCAGGTAGTTGGCGGCTTCGATCAGCTCGGTCGGGCTGTAGTTGCGCTGGGTGAACAGAATGCGGTTCTGCACGTCGCCGTCGGCGGTGACGATGATCAGCAGGACGCGCTTGTCCGACAGGCTGAGGAACTCGATCTGGCGGATGCGTGGCTGCTGCCGGCGCGGCGCCACCACCACGCCGGCGAAGGCGGTGAGCTGCGAAAGCAGTTGCGAGGCATGGCTGATCACCAGTTGCGGCTGGTCGGGCTGGATGGCTTCCTTGATCTCGGACAGCTCGCTGCCTTGCAACGGCCTTACAGTCAGCAGGGAATCGACGAACAGCCGGTAGCCCAAGGGCGTCGGCACGCGCCCGGCCGAGGTGTGCGGGCTGGCGATGAAACCCATTTCTTCCAGATCCGACATGACATTGCGGATCGTCGCCGGCGACAGTTCCAGGCCGGAATATTTCGACAGCGTGCGCGAGCCGACCGGCTGACCTTCGGCGATGTAGCGTTCGATCAGGGTTCGGAGCAGGGTTTGCGCGCGATAGTCGAGCATGGGCCGATTTTAGAGCGAAATTCGATGAATACGCCGCCAAAAAACGCCAGCGCAAATTGTGGTCTAATCGATCCGATGAACCCTGCATTTCGCACCGTCGCCCTGATCGGCAAGTACCAGAGCCGGGAGATCGCCGCATCGTTGCTGTCGCTCGTCGCCTTCCTGCGCGAACGCGGCGTCGAAGTGCTGGTGGAGGAGGGTACGGCGACGGCGGTCGGGGTCGGCGGTTATGCGGTGGCCAGCTATGAAGCGATCGGCGCCCGCGCCGACCTGGCGGTGATTCTCGGCGGCGACGGCACCATGCTCAACGCCGCGCGGCACCTGGCCCGCTACGAAGTGCCGCTGGTCGGCATCAACCAGGGCCGGCTCGGCTTCATGACCGACATTGCGCTGGGGGCGATGATCGAAAGCGTCACGGCGCTGCTCGACGGAAAGTTTTCGCGCGAGCAGAGATTTCTGCTCAACGCCGAAGTTCTGCGCGACGGTGAGGTGGCTTTCCAGACGCTGGCGCTGAACGACGTGGTGGTCAACAAGGGCGACATCGGCCGCATGATCGAACTGGAAGTCAAGGTCAATGGCGAACTGATCCACGTCCTGCGCGCCGACGGCATGATCGTGGCGACGCCGACCGGGTCCACCGCCTACGCGCTTTCCGCCAACGGGCCGATCCTGCATCCGTCGGTGCCCGGCATCGCCATCGTGCCGCTGTGTCCGCATGCCCTCACCAACCGGCCGATTACCGTCAGCGACAGCAGCATGATAGACATCGCCCTGCTGCCGCCGCACGATGCGCGCGTGCATTTCGACGGCCAGACGCGCTTCGATGCCCGCGCCGGAGACGTGGTGCGCATCATGCGTTCGCGCTACAACCTTACCTTGCTGCATCCGCCGGGCTACAGCTACTTCGCCATGCTGCGCGAGAAGCTGCACTGGAGCTCGACTCCCCGTCATTAACGTTCATGCTGCAGTAGCGACGCGCCCCTGATGATGAAACACACGAAAGGCGAATTGAAAGCCCGCCCCCCCACCGCTACGCGGCCCGCGGCTGGCTTTGCACAGCCAGCCGGCTGCGGCGGCACAACGCATGCGTTGCGAATTCCCGCCTCGCCCCCTCACGGGGGGCTATTGCTCGGCTCGCTTCGCTCGACTATCACCCGTCACTCCGAACAAGTTATTTCACTCTAACGATGCTGCTGCGCCTGATCGTCCGTGATTTTGTCATTGTCGACCGTCTGGAACTCGAGTTCGACGGCGGTTTCGGCGCCCTGACCGGCGAGACCGGCGCCGGCAAATCGATTCTGGTCGATGCGCTGTCGCTGGCGCTGGGCGAACGCGCCGATGCAACCGTGGTGCGCAGCGGCGCGGAGCGCGCCGAGATTTCCGCCGAGTTCGACGTGACGCCGGCCGGTGCGCTCGAGGCCTGGCTGCGGGCCAACGACTACGATACCGATGCCTGCCTGCTGCGCCGCGTGATCGATAGCGCCGGCCGTTCCCGCGCCTACATCAACGGCGCGGCGGCGACATTGGGACAGATGCGCGAAGTAGCCGACTTTCTTGCCGACATTCACGGCCAGAACGCGCACCATTCCCTGCTGCGTGCCGATGCCCAGCGCGACTTGCTCGACACCCATGCCGGGGCGCAGGTGCTGGCGCGCGACGTGGCCGCGGCCCATGGCGCATGGCGCACGGCGCGCGAGGCGCGCGAGGCTGCCGAGAAGGATGTCGAAGCCACCGTGCGCGAACGCGAACTGCTCGAATGGCAGGTGAAGGAACTGGTCGCCCTTGGTTTCGATGCCGTTGCATGGCAGGAAGCCGAACAGGAACACCGCCGCCTCGGTAATGCCAGCGAACTGCTGGAAGCGGCCGGTGCCACGCTGGCGACGCTGGAGGAAGGCGAAGCGGCCAGTCTGCCGCTGCTGCAGCACGCCGGAGCGCGGCTGTCCGAATTGACCGGCGTTGATCCGGCGTTGACCGATGCCGCCCAGTTGTTCGAGACCGCCCTGATTCAACTTGAAGAGTCGGCGCTGGCGCTACGGCGATATCAGGATCGGCTGGAGCTCGACCCGGCGCGACTGAGCGAACTCGACAGCCGCATCGACGCCGTGACCCAGATGTCGCGCAAGCATCGCGTCATGCCCGAGGAATTACCTGACTTGTTGCTGGGTTTGCAGAACCGTCTGGCCGAGCTTGTGCTGCGCGCCGACCCGGCCGCGCTGGCCGAGCGGGAACGCAAGGCCGAAGCGGCGTTCCGCGACGTCGCGAAGAAACTTTCCGCCGTGCGGACGAAGACCGCCAAGGCCTTGTCCGCCGCCGTGACGGCCGGCATGCAGGAGCTGGCGATGGCGGGAGGGCGCTTCGAGATCGCGCTGGAAGCCTTGCCCGAAGGCGCTTCCTGCGGGCTGGAGGCCGTTGAATTTCGCGTTTCGGCCAATGCCGGCCAGCCGCTGCGGCCATTGGCCAAAGTGGCCTCGGGCGGCGAACTGTCGCGCATCGGTCTGGCCTTGCAGGTCATCGCCAGCCAGGCAAATCCGGCGGGCACGCTGATTTTCGACGAGGTCGATGTCGGCATCGGCGGCCGTGTCGCCGAAATCGTCGGCCGCATGCTGCGCCAACTGGGCAAAAGCCGGCAGGTGCTGTGCGTCACGCATCTGCCGCAAGTGGCGGCGCAGGCTGACTGGCAATGGTCGATCGCCAAGGAAACCCGTGGCGGCGCGACAACTTCGTCGGTCAGCGTACTGGATGCGGAAGCACGTATCGGCGAGATCGCCCGCATGCTCGGCGGCGAGAAGATCACCGAAACCACCCGCCGCCATGCGGCGGAAATGCTGGGCCTAAGCTAACGCAGGCGCGCCGAGCATGGTCACCACGCCGGTGGCGATGAACACGGCGGCGGCAATCCAGCGGATCATGTTCAGCGGCAGCCGCTTCGCCAGTTTTTCGCCGACGATGACGGCCGGCACGTTGGCCAGCATCATGCCCAGAGTGGTGCCGAGCACTACGGCAACCAGCGCGCCCTGAAACTGCGCCGCCAGCGCCACAGTCGCAAATTGAGTCTTGTCGCCCATCTCGGCGATGAAGAAGGCAATCGTGGTGGTGACGAAGGCGCCCGCGGGGTGAATCTTCGGGTCCTCGTCGAGCGAGTCCGGGTGCAGCGCCCACAGGCCGAAAGCCACGAACACTCCGCCGGTGATCCACGGCAGCCAGTGCGGCGCGATCAGTTGCGCGAGCCAGACGCCGATCGAGCCGGCCAGGGCGTGGTTGAGTATCGTGGCGATGAAGATGCCGGCGATGATCGCCATCGGTTTGCGCAGCCGGGCGGCGAGAACGAAGGACAACAGCTGGGTTTTGTCGCCGATTTCGGCGATGGCGACCAGGGTGGTCGCGGTCAGGAAAGCTTCCACTCAGAAGTTCAATTCGACGCTTTGCGATGCGGACAGTGGGCTCTGTTGCACTCGACGTAGAGATAAAGGGCGTGTTCGCGAACCGTGAAGCCGCGTTCTTCGGCGATCTTGTTTTGCCGTTTTTCGATGGCTGCATCAAAGAATTCTTCCACGCGACCGCATTCCACGCAGACCAGATGATCGTGGTGTTGCCCTTCGTTCAGTTCGAAAATGGCTTTGCCGGATTCGAAATGGTGGCGCTGCAGCAGGCCAGCCTGCTCGAACTGGGTCAGCACGCGGTAGACGGTGGCCAGTCCGATATCCATGCCATCGGCCAGCAGGTGGCGATAGACATCTTCCGCCGTGACATGGCGCGGCGAGCCCTCATCCTGCAACTTGTGGAAGAGGTCGAGAATCTTCAGCCGGGGATAGGTTGCCTTGAGGCCGATGCTCTTGAGGTCGTCGGGGTGGGTCATGGAGCGTTGTCCGAAGGCTCGGGGCCGCGCAGGGGTGGGGGCCGGCTATGATATAGTTTTCGCGGCCCGATTGGGATAATGCAATCGGGAAAAGACGAGGCCTGCCGGAATCGGCGGCCATGACCGAATGGTGGTTTTCCCGGAATTTCCCGATGAAGCGATTCCTGTTGTTCCTGCCGTTTCTGGCAGCCTGTTCCAATACACCGCAGATCACCAGCTATCTCTCGCCCTATCGCATCGATGTGAGGCAGGGCAACTTCGTTACACAGGAAATGGTGGCACAGTTGAAGCCTGGGCTGACCCGCGAACAGGTGCGTTTCATCCTTGGTTCGCCGCTGGTGGCCGACATGTTCCACGTTGATCGCTGGGACTATGTCTATCGCTTCCAGCCTGGAAAAGGCGAGGCTCAGCAGCGTCGGCTGGTGGTGTTCTTCCAGGACAACAAGCTGACGCGCGTCGCCGGCGATGTGGTGGCGGAAGACGGCACCAAGGCGGATGCGCCCAAACCTGCCGCACAGGTGATCGATATTCCGGCACCGGCCGCCGCCGGCGCCGCCACTCCAGAAAAGAAGTAAGTCATGGAAAAGATCCGCTATGCCATCGCCGGCAGTTCGGGCCGCATGGGGCGCACCCTGATCGAGGCCGTGCAGCAGGACGCGGGCGCCGTGCTTGCCGCCGCGCTCGAACACGAAAGCAGTCCGTTCCTCGGCAAGGATGCCGGCGAACTGGTCGGCGCGCCTTGCGGCGTCCGGATCACAGCCGACCTGGATGCCGCGCTGGCGGTCGCCGACTGCCTGATCGACTTCACGCGACCGGAAGGTACGCTGGAGCATCTGGCGGCATGCCGGCGCCACAAAGTCAGCCTGGTGATCGGCACCACCGGGTTTTCCGCGCAGGGCAAGCGGGCCATCGAAGAGGCGGCAAGGGAAATTCCCGTCGTGTTCGCGCCGAACATGGCGGTGGGGGTCAATGCCGTGTTCCGCCTGCTTGATGTCGCGGCGCGGATCCTCAACGAAGGCTATGACATCGAAGTCATCGAAGCGCATCATCGGCACAAGGTGGATGCGCCGTCCGGCACCGCCCTGCGCATGGGCGAGTTGGTCGCCGCGGCGCTCGGCCGCGACCTGTCGGAGTGCGCCGTGTATGGACGCGAAGGCCATACCGGCGAGCGGCCGGCGACGCAGATCGGTTTTTCGACCATTCGCGGCGGCGACATCGTCGGCGACCATACGGTGCTGTTCGCCGGGGCCGGCGAGCGCATCGAAATCACCCACAAGTCGGCCAGCCGGATGCCCTATGCGCTGGGCGCGCTGCGCGCCGGACGCTTCATGAGCGGCCATGAGCGCGGCCTGTTCGACATGCAGGATGTATTGGGACTGAGGTAGCTTCGCTGTCGCCGCCGGAAGGCGCCGCGCAGCACGCGGGTTTGCGATCGGTGACCTGACAGGATATAATTCAAAGGTTTGCCGGGCGCTATGTGATTCAAGCGGTGTCCGGTTCCGATTGCCGAATATTCTTGTTCCGGGAGCTCCATCGTGCCGCACTTTCCGCCCGCCCTTCTTGCCCTGGCCGACGGAACGGTGTTCAGAGGCAAAGGTATCGGCGCCAACGGCAGCAGCGTGGGCGAGGTAGTGTTCAACACCGCGCTTTCCGGCTACCAGGAAATCCTGACGGATCCGTCCTACTGCCGGCAGATCGTCACCCTCACGTATCCCCACATCGGCAGCTACGGTGTCAATCGCGAAGACTGCGAATCTGCGCGCATCCATGCCGCCGGCCTCGTTATCCGCGACCTGCCGCTGCTGGCCTCGAATTTCCGCAGCGAGCAGACGCTCGATGCCTACCTGCGCGCCGAGAACGTGCTGGGGCTGGCCGACATCGACACCCGCAAGCTGACCCGCGTCCTGCGCGAAAAGGGCGCCCAGGCCGGCTGCCTGATGGCGGGCGAGCATTTGAACGCCGACGACGCCGTGGCTAAGGCGCGCGCTTTCCCCGGTCTGGCCGGGATGGATCTGGCGCAGGTGGTCAGCGCGCGGCAGTCCTATGCCTGGAGCGAAGGTGAATGGAAACTCGGCGCGGGTTTCGTGCAGCCGGACAACTTCCGTTTCCACGTGGTCGCCTACGATTTCGGCGTCAAGCGCAACATCCTGCGCATGCTCGCCTCGCGCGGCTGCCGGCTCACCGTGGTCCCCGCCAAAACACCCGCGGCAGAAGTGCTGGCGCTGAATCCCGATGGCGTCTTCCTGTCCAACGGACCCGGCGATCCGGAACCCTGCGATTACGCCGTCGCGGCGATCCGCGAATTTCTCGACCGCCGGTTGCCGCTCTTCGGCATCTGCCTCGGCCATCAGCTGATGGCGCTTGCGTCGGGCGGCAAGACCCTGAAGATGAAGTTCGGTCATCACGGCGCCAATCATCCGGTCAAGGATCTGGAGACCGGGCAGGTGCTGATCACCAGCCAGAACCACGGCTTCGCGGCCGATCCCGCAACCCTGCCGGCCAACGTCAAGGTGACCCACGTCTCGCTGTTCGACGGCAGCCTGCAGGGCATGGCCTGGACCGATCGACCGGCCTTCTGCTTTCAAGGGCACCCCGAAGCCAGCCCGGGGCCGCACGATGTGGCTTACCTCTTTGACCGTTTCATCCAGTCCATGGCGGCGAAGTAGCTCATGGTCTACGGCATTACCGACCTGACGACCTATGTGCTGGGCACGATTTTCATCGTGCTGCTGCCGGGGCCGAACTCGCTCTATGTGCTGTCGGTGGCGTCCCAGCGCGGAGTTCGCGCGGGCTACCTCGGCGCCTGTGGAATCTTTGTCGGCGATGCGATCCTGATGGTGCTCTCGGCGACCGGCGTGGCCTCGTTGTTGCAGGCCAGCCCGGCACTGTTCATGGTGCTCAAGTACGTCGGTGCAGCGTATCTGGCGTGGCTGGGCATCGGTTTGCTGCGCGCGGCCTGGGCGATGTGGCAGGTTCGGCAGCAGGCGACCGCGTCGGAGTCGCGGGTGGACGCGACACGGCCTTTCCATGCCGCGCTGGTGATCAGCCTGATGAACCCCAAGGCCATCATGTTCTTCGTTTCCTTCTTCATCCAGTTTGTCGATCCGGGCTACGCCTATCCGGCGCTGTCCTTCGCCATTCTCGGACTGATCTGCCAGATCATCAGCGGGGTGTACCTGTCCGTGCTGATTCTGGGGGGCGCCCATCTGGCGCAGCAGTTCCGCAGCAGGCGCAGGCTGGCCGCCGGTGCAACCGGCGGGGTCGGCGCAATGTTTATCGGTTTCGGCGCCAGACTCGCCGATTCGACCCTGAATTGACAGGCACACCAGGCAAAACGTCATGCCCAAGCGTAGCGACATACACAGCATCCTGATCATCGGCGCAGGCCCGATCATCATCGGCCAGGCCTGCGAGTTCGACTATTCCGGCGCCCAGGCCTGCAAGGCCCTGCGCGAAGAGGGCTACCGCGTCATCCTGGTGAACTCCAATCCGGCGACGATCATGACCGATCCCGGCACCGCCGACGTCACCTACATCGAGCCGATTACCTGGCGCGTACTGGAAAACATCATTGCCAAGGAACGGCCCGACGCCGTGCTGCCGACCATGGGCGGGCAGACCGCGCTCAATTGCGCGCTCGACCTGGCCAAGCATGGCGTGCTGGAGAAATACGGCGTCGAAATGATCGGCGCCTCGCGTGAGGCCATCGACATGGCCGAGGACCGCGAAAAGTTCAAGCAGGCGATGACCCGCATCGGACTCGGTTCGGCGCGTTCGGGCATCGCCCACAGCATGGAGGAAGCGCAGCAGGTGCAGGGCGCCATGGGCTTTCCGACCATCATCCGGCCGTCCTTCACCATGGGTGGTTCGGGCGGCGGCATCGCCTACAACCAGGAAGAGTTCGCCGAAATCTGCAAGCGCGGCCTCGAAGCCTCGCCGACCAAGGAACTGCTGATCGAAGAGTCGCTGCTCGGCTGGAAAGAGTACGAGATGGAGGTGGTGCGCGACCGCAAGGACAACTGCATCATCGTTTGCTCGATCGAGAACCTCGATCCGATGGGCGTCCATACCGGCGACTCGATCACCGTCGCGCCGGCGCAGACGCTGACCGACCGCGAATACCAGATCATGCGCAACGCCAGCATTGCCGTGCTGCGCGAGATCGGTGTGGACACCGGCGGCTCCAACGTACAGTTCGCCATCAACCCGAAGACCGGCGCAATGGTGGTGATCGAGATGAATCCGCGCGTCTCGCGTTCCTCGGCGCTGGCCTCGAAGGCCACCGGCTTCCCGATCGCCAAGGTGGCGGCCAAGCTCGCCGTCGGCTACACGCTGGACGAACTGAAGAACGACATCACCGGCGGCGCGACGCCGGCCTCCTTCGAGCCCTCGATCGACTACGTGGTGACCAAGGTGCCGCGCTTCGCCTTCGAGAAATTCCCGCAAGCCAACGACCGCCTGACGACGCAGATGAAGTCGGTGGGCGAAGTCATGGCCATCGGCCGCAGCTTCCAGGAGTCGATGCAGAAGGCGCTGCGCGGGCTGGAAGTCAGCGTTTATGGCTTCGACGAGATCGAAGCCGATCGCGAGGAAATCAACCGCGAACTGGCCAGCCCCGGTCCGCAGCGCATCTGGTACCTGGCCCAGGCCTTCCGCGAGGGCTACACGCTGCAACAGGCCTTCGACCTGACAAAAATCGATCCGTGGTTCCTGGTGCAGATCGAAGACATCATCACCACCGAAGGCTGGATGCGATCGCAGAACCTGGCCGACCTCGATGCCGCCACGCTGCGCAATCTCAAGCGCAAGGGCTTTTCGGATCGGCGCATCGGCACCCTGGTCAGCGCCACTCACGATCCGGCGGCGGGCGCCAGCGGCGAGACGGCGGTGCGCGAACTGCGCCATGCACTCGGCATCCGTCCGGTGTACAAGCGCGTCGACACCTGCGCGGCGGAATTCTCGACTTCGACCGCCTATATGTATTCGACCTACGAGGAAGAATGCGAGGCGCGGCCGACCGCGAAGAAGAAGATCATGGTGTTGGGCGGCGGCCCCAACCGAATAGGCCAGGGCATCGAATTCGATTACTGTTGCGTGCATGCGGCGCTGGCGATGCGCGAGGACGGTTACGAGACCATCATGGTCAATTGCAACCCCGAGACCGTGTCCACCGACTACGACACCTCGGATCGCCTGTATTTCGAACCGGTGACGCTGGAAGAC comes from the Sulfuritalea hydrogenivorans sk43H genome and includes:
- the carB gene encoding carbamoyl-phosphate synthase large subunit encodes the protein MPKRSDIHSILIIGAGPIIIGQACEFDYSGAQACKALREEGYRVILVNSNPATIMTDPGTADVTYIEPITWRVLENIIAKERPDAVLPTMGGQTALNCALDLAKHGVLEKYGVEMIGASREAIDMAEDREKFKQAMTRIGLGSARSGIAHSMEEAQQVQGAMGFPTIIRPSFTMGGSGGGIAYNQEEFAEICKRGLEASPTKELLIEESLLGWKEYEMEVVRDRKDNCIIVCSIENLDPMGVHTGDSITVAPAQTLTDREYQIMRNASIAVLREIGVDTGGSNVQFAINPKTGAMVVIEMNPRVSRSSALASKATGFPIAKVAAKLAVGYTLDELKNDITGGATPASFEPSIDYVVTKVPRFAFEKFPQANDRLTTQMKSVGEVMAIGRSFQESMQKALRGLEVSVYGFDEIEADREEINRELASPGPQRIWYLAQAFREGYTLQQAFDLTKIDPWFLVQIEDIITTEGWMRSQNLADLDAATLRNLKRKGFSDRRIGTLVSATHDPAAGASGETAVRELRHALGIRPVYKRVDTCAAEFSTSTAYMYSTYEEECEARPTAKKKIMVLGGGPNRIGQGIEFDYCCVHAALAMREDGYETIMVNCNPETVSTDYDTSDRLYFEPVTLEDILEIVHVEQPTGVIVQFGGQTPLKRARELEANGVPIIGTSPDMIDAAEDRERFQKLLHDLGLKQPPNRTARTEPDAIRLAAEIGYPLVVRPSYVLGGRAMEIVHEQKDLERYMRDAIKVSFASPVLLDRFLNDATEVDVDALSDGTQVLIGGIMEHIEQAGVHSGDSACSLPPFTLSREIQDELRRQTEMMAKGLNVVGLMNVQFAIQGSGADAVVYVLEVNPRASRTVPFVSKATSLPLAKIAARCMAGRSLADQGVTGEIIPPYFSVKEAVFPFIKFPGVDTILGPEMKSTGEVMGVGRTFGEAFVKSQLAAGTRLPKSGKVFISVKPADRAKAVDVARELHELGFSLVATRGTGGAIEAAGIPVGMVNKVTEGRPHIVDMIKNGEIVLIVNTVEEKRTAIADSRSIRTSALGAKVTLFTTIEGARAACAGMRHDGLETYSLQALHAELKV